The Sulfolobales archaeon DNA segment CCCCAGCGTTATAACAACATTCTCAACCCCCTTTTCTATGAGCTTTCCAGATATCTCCTCAAGATCTCTCTCCTTAACATCCTCTCTAGGCTCTATCCCAAGGATCTTATACGCCTCAACCTTATTTGGCACTATCGTGTGGATCTCTCTAAGAACCTCATCCGGGATCTTCTTAGCTGGTGACGGGGTTAGGATAAACTTAGCACCTATATCCCTTGAGAGTCTAGCGATCCTAGCAACCGTTTCAACAGGGATCTCTAGCTGTGAGAGCACTATGTCAGCCCTCCCAATCGATCTCAGGGCTTTCTCCGCATCCTCAGGTCTTAAGAGCCTATTAGCCCCTGGAGCAACAGCGATCATCGTGCCCCCATGCCTATTAACAAATATAAACGCCACCCCTGTGTGGCTCTTATCACTCCTCCCAACATAATCCACTATAACCCCGTTCCTCCTGAGATTCTCGATAGCCATATCACCAAAGCTATCCATCCCCACAAGACCAACCATATATACCTTCGAACCCAGCCTAGCAAGGCCAACGGCTTGGTTAGCGCCCTTCCCGCCAAAGTGGATCTCGAAGACACCATCACTCACAGTCTCATCAGGGCTTGGAAACCTATCCAGATAGATCATGAAATCCACATTTATGCTACCAACAACAACAGCTATAACCATATCACAGCCCAGCCAATATACTTCCCCTTAAACCCTCATATACTCAAAGCTATAGGGGCTATTTAAATATTTAAGCATCACTAGAGGTGGAAGGTAGAATGGCCCTGCAGATCGTGCTACCAGGTATTGCTGATATCCCCCTTATCTTTATGCAGCTGATCTCCACATATATCCTTGCATCAACCAGCTATAGATTATTCCATGCCGCGAGATCCACGGATGATGATGCTCTCACAATGCTCTCTCTAGCCTTCTCACTTCTACTAGGATCAATAGTCCTGTCTCTCGCATCATTCTTCATAGGCGATCTATTTGTGTTCTCATCCCTAATCTTGTTCTCAACCTATGCCTCCATCTCTGGCTATATTCTAATCATAGCATGTAGGTTCTCAAAGATCTATGTGGAAGCGCTCATATTTCCCTTGGCATATTACTATGTTTATGGCGAGCTAATAGGGCTTGTGCTCTCTACCCTCATAGCAGTTAGATCTAGATCAGCGCCTATCATAGCCGGATTCCTGCTACTCTCAGCCTCACACCTACTCAGATTCATAGTATCGATCGCCCCAGCGCCATATGGATTCATAGTGATCTCTATCGCAGAGATCCTCAGGACAGGGGGGTTTCTATCTATATCCCTAGGTATAGGTGTGCATAGATGAAGAAAAGATCTAGAGCTAGGATTGTATATGATATACTATATCACCTAGCATATAAGGGCTCAACAACAATAACAGGCCTCACATATATCGCTAGAATGCCCTATGATAGGCTGGAGAACCTGCTTAAAGAGCTTGAGGGGAAAGGACTTGTATTGATAGCCTATGAGGGGTCGTCGAAGAGGGTGTCGATAACGGAGAAGGGGTTGAAGAGTCTCGAGGATCTTGAGAAGGCGATTAAGATCCTCGAAAAGCTAGGCCTCGAAGGTTAGCAGACTCTTGAGACTATAGGTTTTCTCTCTACTCTAGGAAGGGTTCTAGCACTAACAGATCGTTAGTACAGATCGTGAGCAGCCCTTTTAAATATCCCTGCACCTTTGATCTTGGTGAGGTATATGAGGATAGGTGTAGTTGCTATAGCTTTGGCATCTGCGGTACTGTTGATCCCTATTATAGCTATAGCACAGGCGATAGCATATGGCTGGGGCTATATGTTCAACACAGCATATATGGGCGTGCAGAGCGCCATGGGATCATATGGTATGCCAGGCGCCATGCATGGTATGGGGGGTATGATAGGGTGGGGCAACAGCTATATGGGCCGAATGTCCTCCATGGCTGGGATGATGTCGATGAACTATAGCCAGACCGGGCTGAGCGGTGTTTTCCTAGTGACAAGCGATATCGAGGATATGGAACACATGGCAATCCTGGTCGATAGCAGAGGCGGGCGTTATGCCTTAGTGCTCCCAGCTGAGGAGTGGGTGGTTATATCACCTAATGGCACAAGAGCTATTCTTGAT contains these protein-coding regions:
- the rbsK gene encoding ribokinase, which encodes MVIAVVVGSINVDFMIYLDRFPSPDETVSDGVFEIHFGGKGANQAVGLARLGSKVYMVGLVGMDSFGDMAIENLRRNGVIVDYVGRSDKSHTGVAFIFVNRHGGTMIAVAPGANRLLRPEDAEKALRSIGRADIVLSQLEIPVETVARIARLSRDIGAKFILTPSPAKKIPDEVLREIHTIVPNKVEAYKILGIEPREDVKERDLEEISGKLIEKGVENVVITLGDRGAAYYTRKSTHISIIPAIKPEKVVDTTGAGDSFTACYSYAVALGKSVEEAVKMGITCASIKISRKGAQEGMPRLDEVLAILNQKMI
- a CDS encoding winged helix-turn-helix domain-containing protein; this encodes MKKRSRARIVYDILYHLAYKGSTTITGLTYIARMPYDRLENLLKELEGKGLVLIAYEGSSKRVSITEKGLKSLEDLEKAIKILEKLGLEG